One Oscillospiraceae bacterium genomic region harbors:
- a CDS encoding bifunctional adenosylcobinamide kinase/adenosylcobinamide-phosphate guanylyltransferase, with the protein MLFVTGPLYSGKRAFSQKFGGRQICDVQNLAANATDLEKLADELTAYDVVIATEIGGGIVPIDPAERAAREAAGRLACLLAARASCVVEMFCGLPTVLKGELPKC; encoded by the coding sequence ATGCTTTTTGTTACCGGACCCCTTTACAGCGGTAAACGCGCGTTTTCCCAAAAGTTCGGCGGACGGCAGATTTGTGATGTGCAAAATCTGGCCGCCAACGCCACGGATCTAGAAAAACTGGCCGACGAACTGACCGCCTATGATGTGGTCATCGCCACCGAAATTGGCGGCGGCATCGTGCCCATCGATCCGGCCGAGCGCGCCGCGCGGGAAGCCGCCGGCCGTCTGGCCTGCCTGCTGGCCGCGCGGGCAAGCTGCGTGGTGGAAATGTTCTGTGGCCTGCCCACGGTATTGAAAGGAGAA